Genomic segment of bacterium:
GGCGCTTCCCCACCAACTTGGTCGCCGGCATGTTCGGCTTCGAGAAACGCGCCTACTTCGAGGCCGCCGGCGGCGCCGAACAGGCCCCGGCCGTGAACTTCGGGGAGTGACCGCGTGAGCAGAACGACCCTGGCGATCTGCCTGCTGGCTCTGACGGCCGCCGCCGCGCACGCCGCGCCGCCGCCGGCGCCCGGGCATCACTTCGACGACCGGGTGGGCCTCATCTCGCGGGACGAAGCGGCCGCCTTCACGCGCACCCTGGAGGCGTTCGAGAAGCGCACGGGCATCCAGTTCGTCGTCACCATCCTGCCCGAACTCGAGGGCGATCTCGAGGACACCGTCAACCGCATCTACGAGTCGTGGCGGATCGGCGACCGCGAGACCGAGCGCGGCGTGCTGCTCGCCGTCTTCCCCCGCGACAAGCGATCGCGCCTCGAGGTGGGCTACGGCCTGGAGGGCGAACTCACCGACCTGAAATCCGGGCGCATCCTGCGCGAGATGCAGGAGCTGCCCGCCGACCCGGCGGCGCAGCGCTTCGCCCTGGTCATGATCCGCGTCGCCGA
This window contains:
- a CDS encoding TPM domain-containing protein, which translates into the protein MSRTTLAICLLALTAAAAHAAPPPAPGHHFDDRVGLISRDEAAAFTRTLEAFEKRTGIQFVVTILPELEGDLEDTVNRIYESWRIGDRETERGVLLAVFPRDKRSRLEVGYGLEGELTDLKSGRILREMQELPADPAAQRFALVMIRVAEAVAPDDPLAAGEFAEGYTYSSRRGRTRGLPGIIFWIILILALTGGRAGRNRWLGPLIIASSLSGGGRRGGGF